TCTTACCTTCCTGGCCAGAAATCATGAGCTTCCCGCGGAGATACTTGCTTACAGGAGCATGGCCAAGCTGAAATCCACCTACATTGATGCCCTGCCTCTGCTGATCAACCCGGAAACGGGAAGGATTCATACCTCTTACAATCAGACCGTTACCGCCACGGGAAGACTTTCCAGCAGTAATCCAAACTTACAGAATATCCCCATAAGGACCCTCGAGGGGAAAAGGATAAGACAGGCCTTCATTGCCCCGGAAGGCTGGGAGATTGTCTCTGCCGATTATTCTCAGATAGAACTCCGCGTCCTGGCACACCTTTCCGAGGACAGTGCCCTTATCGAGGCCTTTGCGGCCGGTGAAGACATCCACAGCAGAACGGCTTCCGATATCTTCGGGGTATTCCCGGAGATGATCAACGAAGATATGAGGAGGCAGGCTAAGGTGATCAATTTCGGCGTCCTTTACGGGATGAGCGCCTTCGGCTTAGCCCGAGAGTTAGGGGTGTCCCAGAAACTGGCGCAGGCTTATATAGACGGGTATTTTAATAAATACCGTGGTGTGAGAGCATATCTGGATGGGATACTGGAAAAAGCGAGGCAGGACGGATTTGTATCTACGCTCCTCGCCCGCCGCCGGTACATCCCGGAAATAAACAGCGGCAACTTCTCCGTTCGCCAGTTTGCCGAGCGCATGGCCATCAATACCCCGATCCAGGGGACGGCGGCCGATCTCATCAAGGTTGCCATGCTCAATATTTCGAGGCGTCTTGCAGAAAGGAATCTCTCTGCCTGCATGATCATGCAGGTCCATGATGAGCTGGTCTTTGAGGCGCTCCTGACGGAAAGGGATGAGGTTATGGCACTGGTCAAGGAAGAGATGGAGGGGGTAATCAAACTGCAGGTACCCCTCAAGGTGGATATAGCCTCCGGCAAGAACTGGGGGTAGAGGCGCACGGATGAGAATTACAGTAAAGTGTAGGACGTGTGGGATGAGCCCCACATAGTTTAGAGAAGCAGAAAAACCAAAGGAGGTCTTTTTATGAAGAAAAGGATGAGAATTTTAATCTCCATCACTCTGTTGGTGGCTCTCTTTTTAGCTTACCTATCTCTGGCGGCGGACTATAAATATGTCGGCTCTGCAAAATCCAACAAATATCACTACCCCACCTGTGAATGGGCACTAAAAATCAAAGGGGAGAATCTGGTGACATTTAGTTCAGCCAGAGATGCCCTGGAAGCTGGATACGTACCCTGTAAGGTCTGCAACCCACCGACTGAAGATTGAGTAGGCAAGCAAGGCATCCCCATTTTCCTTGACATACGCTATTCCTTACATTACGATGATTTGGTAAGGAAATCCGTCATAAGGAGGATAATGATATGCAATCGGTTATTACGTCGAAGTATCAAACGACCATCCCGAAGGCCATTCGCGAGAGCATAGGTCTTTCCGTTAAGGATGCCTTGGATTGGAAGGTGGAGAGAGGGAAAATCATCATTTCGCCGGCCAAACTGAATTTTCTGAAATATCGGAGCGCAATTAAAACAGGTCCGGGGGACATAGCCGGCGATATTGAGGTGGCGCGTAATCTCCGGGTGGAGAAATACCGGTGAAGAAATATATCATCGACACCAACGCCTTAATTTCCTTCGTAACGGATCGGAATGCGGCTCAACAGCAGAAGATTGCCCCGCTTTTCGAATCGGCTGCCAATCTGAAGGCACTGGTACTCTGTCATCAGTTATGTCTTGACGGAATTCATCCATGTGCTGGACAGAGTCTACCACGTCCCGAAAGCTGAGATCGGCAGGATGATTGCCGATTTTGTGGACATGCCGGGCATCGAGATCATTCGTGAAATCGATTTTAATGCGGTGTTGTCGTACTGGCCGGATCCGCTCTCCGATTTCGGTGATGCAGTCATTGCCTCGGTAGGCAAGGTCAGAAGGTCCGCCATCGTGACATTTGACCGAAAATTTATCAATAACCTGAAATCGCTTGGTCTGAATTTTTGGGTGTGAGGCAGTGGATGATATTTCGTAGAATCAGGGCGTAGAACCAGAGGACACAATGCCGATTTCAGCCTTGGTCAACAATAAATGGCATTATGTCCCCGGAATATCCGGAATATCCCGGAATATCCGGAATATCCGCCGGAATATCCGGAATATCTCTCAAAATGATCAGGATTACTTATGTCCGCCAAGAATATGGTAGTGCTTTTTGATGAA
This window of the Syntrophales bacterium genome carries:
- a CDS encoding AbrB/MazE/SpoVT family DNA-binding domain-containing protein: MQSVITSKYQTTIPKAIRESIGLSVKDALDWKVERGKIIISPAKLNFLKYRSAIKTGPGDIAGDIEVARNLRVEKYR
- a CDS encoding Ada metal-binding domain-containing protein, producing the protein MKKRMRILISITLLVALFLAYLSLAADYKYVGSAKSNKYHYPTCEWALKIKGENLVTFSSARDALEAGYVPCKVCNPPTED